Proteins encoded together in one Clostridium felsineum DSM 794 window:
- a CDS encoding fused DSP-PTPase phosphatase/NAD kinase-like protein, which translates to MFKKNKFIYVGIILCILIVIGFAYYLNTSKNKIVKSHKKYSKVKLVIDAENKNILPAKFRTTNDTIKLNDKKEVNLLGLSDLNASGSGAFSKNELVQIKNTIGNKPIIDVDLRQESHGFVNGIGISYYGKKDDANLNLTSDEVISDENNKLNTIAKNKKVTFDKLSKKKSVSDISEINDVKTVQTEKELANSLGLQYLRITVPDHKIPTNDQVDSFVNFIETLPKGTWLHFHCRGGKGRTTTFLSMYDMLLNAKKVTFNDIMKRQKLIGGEDLLSGSDAGGKADAEKRSKLLTYFYTYCHDNTDNFKTTFSQWLQRYTSN; encoded by the coding sequence TTGTTTAAGAAAAATAAATTTATTTATGTTGGTATTATCTTATGTATACTTATTGTCATCGGGTTTGCTTATTATTTAAATACTTCTAAAAATAAAATAGTTAAATCCCACAAAAAATATTCTAAAGTAAAATTAGTAATTGATGCTGAAAACAAAAATATTTTACCAGCAAAATTTAGAACTACAAATGATACTATTAAATTGAATGATAAAAAAGAAGTAAATCTTTTAGGATTGTCTGATTTAAATGCTTCTGGTAGTGGTGCTTTTTCTAAAAATGAACTTGTTCAAATTAAAAATACCATTGGAAATAAGCCTATTATCGATGTGGATTTGCGTCAAGAATCTCATGGCTTTGTAAATGGAATTGGCATAAGTTATTATGGAAAAAAAGATGATGCTAATCTAAACCTAACAAGTGATGAGGTGATATCAGATGAAAATAATAAATTAAATACCATAGCTAAAAATAAAAAAGTGACTTTTGATAAACTTTCTAAAAAGAAATCGGTAAGTGATATTTCTGAAATTAATGATGTAAAAACAGTTCAAACTGAAAAAGAGTTAGCTAATTCTCTAGGTCTTCAATATTTAAGAATAACTGTTCCTGATCATAAAATTCCAACCAATGATCAGGTAGATTCATTTGTTAATTTCATAGAAACTCTTCCAAAGGGAACTTGGCTTCATTTTCATTGCCGCGGTGGTAAAGGTAGAACAACAACCTTTCTCTCAATGTATGATATGCTCTTAAACGCAAAGAAAGTTACCTTTAATGATATTATGAAGCGTCAAAAATTAATTGGTGGAGAAGATTTATTAAGCGGCAGTGATGCTGGTGGTAAAGCCGATGCAGAAAAAAGATCAAAGCTTTTAACATATTTTTATACCTACTGTCATGATAATACTGATAACTTTAAAACCACCTTTAGTCAATGGCTTCAAAGATATACCTCAAACTAG
- a CDS encoding glycoside hydrolase family 1 protein: MRHSNLKGFPKDFLWSASTSAYQVEGAWNEAGKGRSVQDVKTSYPEGTSDFKVASDHYHHMEKDITLLAEMGLKAYRFSIAWTRIIPDGDGEINKEGVKFYHKLIDECLKHNIEPIVTMYHFDLPFELEKKGGWSSRATIDAFLKFSKVLFEEYGSKVKYFLTINEQNMMILHGSVIGTTAEENDNRWKIAYQQNHHMLVAQAKAMELCHTICPNSKIGPAPNISSVYPASSKPEDYLAAQNFTAIRNWLYLDMAVFGRYNATAWSYFEEIDAVPKIEEGDMESLKNAKPDFIAFNYYSTATVKANNYDKNAKDLSGDQQLALGEAGVFEGAKNPNLEKTQFGWEIDPIGFRITLREVYDRYQLPIIITENGLGAFDKLEDGTVHDAYRIEYYKKHLHEIKEALTDGVKVFGYSPWSAIDLVSTHQGVTKRYGFIYVNRDEFDLKDLKRYKKDSFHWYKKTIEENGRNIE, from the coding sequence GTGAGACATAGTAATTTAAAAGGTTTTCCAAAAGATTTTCTTTGGAGTGCATCAACTAGTGCATATCAGGTAGAAGGCGCATGGAATGAAGCTGGTAAAGGAAGGTCAGTGCAAGATGTGAAAACATCTTATCCAGAAGGAACAAGTGATTTTAAGGTAGCCAGTGATCACTATCATCATATGGAAAAAGATATTACTCTTTTAGCAGAAATGGGTCTTAAAGCCTATAGATTTTCGATTGCATGGACCCGAATAATTCCAGATGGTGACGGAGAAATAAATAAAGAGGGTGTGAAGTTTTACCACAAGCTTATTGATGAATGCTTAAAACATAATATAGAACCGATAGTAACCATGTATCACTTTGATTTGCCTTTTGAATTGGAGAAAAAAGGAGGTTGGAGTAGTCGTGCTACTATTGATGCTTTTTTAAAGTTTAGTAAAGTTTTATTTGAGGAATATGGATCAAAGGTAAAGTATTTTTTAACTATTAACGAACAAAATATGATGATTCTTCATGGTTCAGTGATAGGAACTACGGCAGAAGAAAATGACAATAGGTGGAAAATAGCGTATCAACAAAATCATCATATGCTAGTGGCACAAGCAAAGGCTATGGAGTTATGTCATACAATTTGTCCTAATTCTAAAATAGGTCCTGCTCCTAATATATCTTCAGTATATCCAGCTTCTTCAAAGCCAGAGGATTATCTTGCAGCACAAAATTTTACAGCTATAAGAAATTGGCTTTATCTTGATATGGCTGTTTTTGGAAGATATAATGCTACAGCGTGGTCATATTTTGAAGAAATAGATGCAGTACCTAAAATAGAAGAAGGTGACATGGAATCTTTAAAAAATGCAAAACCGGATTTTATAGCCTTCAATTATTACAGTACAGCTACAGTTAAAGCAAATAACTATGATAAAAATGCAAAAGATTTAAGCGGTGATCAGCAGTTAGCACTTGGTGAAGCTGGGGTATTTGAAGGAGCTAAGAACCCTAATCTTGAAAAGACACAATTTGGTTGGGAGATAGATCCCATTGGTTTTAGAATAACTTTAAGAGAAGTTTATGATAGATACCAGCTTCCTATAATAATAACTGAAAATGGACTTGGAGCTTTTGATAAATTAGAAGACGGTACGGTACATGATGCTTATAGAATTGAATATTATAAAAAGCATTTACATGAAATAAAAGAGGCACTTACAGATGGTGTCAAGGTATTTGGATATTCACCTTGGAGTGCAATAGACCTTGTTTCAACTCATCAAGGAGTTACTAAAAGATATGGTTTTATATATGTAAATCGTGATGAATTTGACTTAAAGGACTTAAAAAGATACAAGAAGGATAGCTTTCATTGGTATAAGAAAACAATAGAGGAAAATGGGAGAAACATAGAATAA
- a CDS encoding BTAD domain-containing putative transcriptional regulator, producing MISAVILEDETSAVGNLYNILKESSEINLKLRFNDEKEVFLILKKLKVDVIFVNMEIQTMDFAFKVRKVNSKVKIIFLTDYTKYSEDPSITYINKSVTRENLQKVIDGFKLKNEKNNDSRTWDIRVNCFGKFTVKNREGICAKWRTKKAEELFALLIDRKGRAVNRDKIIYILWKNFSETKAAVNLHTTVYNVKKALLAIGARDILIYNNGFYRINENKIKCDAWDVVGKIKKVNKQRFSIEEIGESIKIIEEGYFKENYFDWAEDKNKYFETMYLKLIFLRAMEYKQNSYFEEAIELLKKGLKVDGLNENLNKELIKLFIMSGEEIEAVKCYNHYKKELRKELGIKINSEVQEWIRN from the coding sequence ATGATTAGTGCGGTTATACTTGAAGACGAAACTTCAGCTGTAGGTAATTTATATAATATACTTAAAGAAAGCAGCGAAATTAATTTAAAATTAAGATTTAATGATGAGAAAGAAGTATTTTTGATACTTAAGAAATTAAAGGTAGATGTTATATTTGTAAATATGGAAATACAGACAATGGATTTTGCATTTAAAGTACGAAAAGTAAATAGTAAGGTAAAAATAATTTTTCTTACAGACTATACTAAATACTCAGAAGATCCTTCAATAACTTATATAAATAAATCAGTAACACGAGAAAATCTTCAGAAGGTTATAGATGGTTTTAAACTGAAAAATGAAAAGAATAATGATAGCAGGACTTGGGATATAAGAGTTAATTGTTTTGGTAAATTTACTGTGAAAAATAGAGAAGGGATATGTGCTAAATGGAGAACTAAAAAGGCAGAAGAATTATTTGCTTTATTAATAGATCGAAAAGGAAGAGCTGTAAATAGAGATAAAATAATATATATTCTTTGGAAAAATTTTAGCGAAACCAAAGCAGCTGTAAATCTTCATACAACAGTATATAACGTTAAAAAGGCACTCTTAGCAATAGGTGCAAGAGATATTTTAATTTATAATAATGGCTTTTATAGAATTAATGAAAATAAAATAAAATGTGATGCTTGGGATGTAGTTGGAAAAATAAAGAAGGTAAACAAGCAAAGATTTAGTATAGAAGAAATTGGTGAAAGCATAAAAATTATTGAAGAAGGGTATTTTAAAGAAAACTATTTTGATTGGGCAGAAGATAAAAATAAATATTTTGAAACAATGTATTTGAAGCTTATTTTTCTTAGGGCAATGGAATATAAACAAAATAGCTATTTTGAAGAAGCTATTGAACTTTTAAAAAAGGGACTTAAGGTTGATGGTTTAAATGAAAATCTTAATAAGGAGTTAATAAAATTATTTATAATGAGTGGTGAAGAAATTGAAGCTGTAAAGTGCTATAATCATTATAAGAAAGAGCTTAGAAAAGAACTTGGTATAAAAATAAACAGTGAAGTTCAGGAATGGATAAGAAATTAA
- a CDS encoding FN3 associated domain-containing protein, with protein sequence MKLKKIFDFFVLIVVIFAAYVFITPTNSYAAVNPSDKVATPYVDNNKLMIEPGTIIHLYCSTSGATIYYSIDGEEPLLNGIKYSGEDIAINKRTVLRAVAIKEGWINSSMFDKVYAIDVKSPIISFNENKISLNCKTEGVKIYYTIDGTEPTETGGKLYDGNPIEINSGVTVKAAAYGYGTESSTVEQSISKTLTPSSDNTNVSVKPGTIVHLRGEDGALIYYTLDGSNPDKNSIRYDDNKGIEIDSKTNIKAVAVKDGQVDSDIFVESYEVAIEKPVISFSQNKISLSCKTEGVKIYYTIDGTKPTETGGKLYDGNPILINSGVTVKAAAYGYGTESSIVEQSISKTLTPSSDNSNTAVKPGTIVHLRGEDGALIYYTLDGSNPDRNSIKYDDSKGIEINSKTNIKAVAVKEGQVDSDIFTESYEVAIEKPIISFNENKISLSCKTEGVKIYYTIDGTEPTETGGKLYDGNPILINSGVTVKAAAYGYGTESSIVEQSISKTLTPSSDNSNTAVKPGTIVHLRGEDGALIYYTLDGSNPDRNSIKYDDNKGIEINSKTNIKAVAVKEGQVDSDIFTESYEVIRKKIIIDNDTSNINIIEKKVSNETIKAFKVENVMVYKPSFISKKPIKSSNKTFPSVAKKIEPYEKVIHKTRVQNKRLRIIHKTVKSTSKNMLKVILLILSLSVIAVILLLLKIKKQNK encoded by the coding sequence TTGAAACTAAAGAAAATTTTTGATTTTTTTGTCTTAATAGTGGTTATTTTTGCTGCATATGTTTTTATTACGCCTACTAATAGCTATGCAGCCGTTAATCCTTCTGATAAAGTGGCAACTCCATATGTGGATAATAATAAATTAATGATAGAACCCGGAACAATAATACATTTATATTGCAGTACAAGTGGGGCCACTATTTATTATTCTATTGATGGAGAAGAACCACTTTTGAATGGAATTAAGTATAGTGGAGAAGATATTGCTATAAATAAAAGAACTGTTTTAAGAGCTGTAGCTATTAAGGAGGGATGGATCAATAGTAGTATGTTTGATAAGGTTTATGCTATTGATGTTAAAAGTCCAATAATAAGCTTCAATGAAAACAAAATAAGCTTAAACTGCAAAACTGAGGGTGTAAAAATTTACTACACAATAGACGGAACAGAGCCAACAGAAACAGGAGGAAAACTTTACGATGGAAATCCAATTGAGATAAATAGTGGGGTAACAGTAAAAGCAGCAGCCTATGGATATGGTACTGAAAGTAGTACCGTAGAACAAAGTATAAGTAAAACTTTAACTCCAAGTAGTGACAACACTAATGTATCAGTAAAACCAGGAACGATAGTACATTTAAGGGGTGAAGACGGAGCTTTAATTTACTACACCTTAGACGGAAGTAATCCAGATAAAAATAGCATAAGATACGATGACAATAAAGGAATTGAGATAGATAGTAAAACGAATATAAAAGCAGTAGCAGTTAAGGATGGGCAAGTGGACAGTGATATTTTTGTAGAAAGTTATGAGGTTGCAATAGAAAAGCCAGTAATAAGTTTCAGCCAAAACAAAATAAGCTTAAGCTGCAAAACTGAGGGTGTAAAAATTTACTACACAATAGACGGAACAAAGCCAACAGAAACAGGCGGAAAACTTTACGATGGAAATCCAATCCTTATAAATAGTGGGGTAACAGTAAAAGCAGCAGCCTATGGATATGGCACTGAAAGCAGTATCGTAGAGCAAAGCATAAGTAAAACCTTAACTCCAAGTAGTGACAACAGTAATACAGCAGTAAAACCAGGAACGATAGTACATTTAAGGGGTGAAGACGGAGCTTTAATTTACTACACCTTAGACGGAAGTAATCCAGATAGAAACAGTATAAAATACGATGATAGTAAAGGGATTGAGATAAATAGTAAGACAAATATAAAAGCAGTAGCAGTTAAGGAAGGGCAAGTGGACAGTGATATTTTTACAGAAAGTTATGAGGTTGCAATAGAAAAGCCAATAATAAGTTTCAATGAAAACAAAATAAGCTTAAGCTGTAAAACTGAGGGTGTAAAAATTTACTACACAATAGACGGAACAGAGCCAACGGAAACAGGCGGAAAACTTTACGATGGAAATCCAATCCTTATAAATAGTGGGGTAACAGTAAAAGCAGCAGCCTATGGATATGGCACTGAAAGCAGTATCGTAGAGCAAAGCATAAGTAAAACCTTAACTCCAAGTAGTGACAACAGTAATACAGCAGTAAAACCAGGAACGATAGTACATTTAAGGGGGGAAGACGGAGCTTTAATTTACTACACCTTAGACGGAAGTAATCCAGATAGAAACAGTATAAAATACGATGACAATAAAGGAATTGAGATAAATAGTAAGACAAATATAAAAGCAGTAGCAGTTAAGGAAGGGCAAGTGGACAGTGATATTTTTACAGAAAGCTATGAGGTTATTAGAAAAAAAATCATTATAGATAATGATACTAGCAACATAAATATTATTGAAAAAAAAGTATCTAATGAGACCATTAAAGCCTTTAAAGTAGAGAATGTAATGGTATATAAGCCTTCTTTTATTAGCAAAAAGCCAATTAAAAGTTCTAATAAAACATTTCCGTCAGTAGCAAAAAAAATAGAACCTTATGAAAAGGTAATACATAAAACAAGGGTACAAAATAAAAGATTAAGGATAATTCACAAAACAGTAAAGAGTACGAGTAAAAATATGCTTAAGGTTATATTATTAATACTTAGTTTAAGTGTTATTGCTGTAATATTATTATTGCTTAAAATTAAAAAACAAAATAAATAA
- a CDS encoding PTS sugar transporter subunit IIB produces the protein MNIYLFCNAGMSTSVLVKKMQEAAAKRNVDANIAAFSVEILQDKMEEADVILVGPQVRHMLPEIKKTVGDKCPVEVIAMRDYGMINGENVLTTALNLLQK, from the coding sequence ATGAACATTTACCTTTTCTGTAACGCAGGAATGTCAACCTCAGTACTTGTAAAAAAAATGCAGGAGGCTGCAGCAAAAAGAAACGTAGACGCAAATATAGCTGCCTTTTCTGTAGAAATTCTTCAAGATAAAATGGAGGAAGCTGATGTAATACTTGTAGGTCCTCAAGTTAGACACATGCTCCCAGAAATCAAAAAAACTGTTGGAGATAAATGTCCGGTAGAAGTCATTGCTATGAGAGACTATGGAATGATCAATGGTGAAAATGTATTAACTACAGCTCTAAACCTTTTACAAAAATAA
- a CDS encoding PTS sugar transporter subunit IIC → MNSKFINKLEGIMMPIANKVSSNKYLLAMRDAFSTLLPFIIVGSLFGIFNWVILDPNGTIMGPSGLNLGHKITGLNGKAYDASNFVTTLTSIQYMCNLVLNGAFNVFSLLLVISFGYRLGKIWGSDKFLSAMLCLVSYLILTPQSVQSIINKKSVTIDSAFAIKYFGSNAVLTAILVTTFVAFLFAKLTKNDKLKIKMPDGVPPAVVQSFESLLPTGIILFIVALIAAGLHWINQPALNDLIYTAIGAPLMGFSQGFGFAIAYQFLVWIFWWFGIHGHNVTAVIQNSVYFPAQLSNQTGATHYIFTNGFFEAGLMHVMGLVIAILIFSKKEDWKAVVKVAGPSMLFNIQEPMAFGLPIVLNPLILVPYIVAPLVNVIIGAIAISLGIVPVFRYVVPWTMPLFFGALIGTGSLAGGLLQVVWLIVDTLIYAPFVIAANKTAKIQAE, encoded by the coding sequence ATGAATAGCAAATTTATTAACAAATTAGAAGGTATCATGATGCCTATTGCTAATAAAGTATCAAGTAATAAATACCTACTAGCAATGAGAGATGCTTTTTCAACTCTTCTTCCTTTTATTATAGTTGGTTCACTATTTGGAATTTTTAATTGGGTTATTCTTGATCCAAACGGAACTATAATGGGGCCTAGTGGTTTGAATTTAGGCCATAAAATAACAGGATTAAACGGAAAGGCCTATGATGCTTCAAATTTTGTTACAACCTTAACTAGTATACAATACATGTGCAATTTAGTTTTAAATGGTGCATTTAATGTTTTCTCATTACTTTTAGTTATTTCCTTTGGTTATAGACTTGGAAAAATATGGGGAAGCGATAAATTCTTATCTGCAATGTTATGTCTTGTTTCTTACTTAATACTAACTCCTCAAAGTGTTCAATCTATAATAAACAAAAAAAGCGTAACTATAGACAGCGCCTTTGCTATTAAATACTTTGGTTCTAATGCAGTTTTAACAGCAATTCTTGTAACTACCTTTGTTGCTTTTCTCTTTGCTAAACTTACTAAAAACGATAAACTAAAGATAAAAATGCCTGATGGAGTTCCACCAGCTGTTGTTCAATCTTTTGAATCACTTTTACCTACAGGAATAATTTTATTTATTGTAGCCTTAATTGCTGCTGGACTTCATTGGATAAATCAACCTGCTTTAAACGATTTAATTTATACTGCTATAGGTGCTCCTCTTATGGGCTTCTCTCAAGGTTTTGGCTTTGCTATAGCATATCAATTTTTAGTTTGGATTTTCTGGTGGTTTGGTATTCATGGACATAACGTTACTGCAGTGATTCAAAACTCAGTTTATTTTCCTGCACAACTTTCTAATCAAACCGGTGCTACACATTACATCTTTACTAATGGCTTCTTTGAAGCAGGCTTAATGCATGTAATGGGCTTAGTAATAGCAATACTTATCTTTTCAAAAAAAGAAGATTGGAAAGCAGTTGTAAAGGTTGCTGGTCCATCAATGCTTTTTAATATACAAGAACCTATGGCATTTGGTTTACCAATTGTATTGAACCCACTTATACTAGTCCCTTATATTGTAGCTCCACTCGTAAATGTAATTATAGGTGCTATCGCCATTTCCTTAGGCATTGTACCAGTATTCAGATATGTAGTACCTTGGACTATGCCTTTATTTTTCGGTGCATTGATTGGCACAGGTTCTCTAGCTGGAGGACTTCTTCAGGTAGTATGGCTTATAGTTGATACTTTAATATATGCACCATTTGTTATAGCTGCCAATAAAACAGCTAAAATTCAGGCTGAATAA
- a CDS encoding PTS lactose/cellobiose transporter subunit IIA, with product MDEKIVNQSMELILNAGNGKSLAIEAFKELLTNGNVDLAREKLKQAGIEIGKAHDTQTSLLQKEMSGENFEKSILLIHAQDHFMNALTIRDMVSLMIDMYERLSNEK from the coding sequence ATGGATGAAAAAATAGTTAATCAATCTATGGAACTAATACTTAATGCTGGTAATGGAAAATCCCTTGCAATAGAGGCCTTTAAGGAGCTATTAACTAATGGTAATGTTGATTTAGCAAGAGAAAAATTAAAACAGGCAGGAATTGAAATAGGAAAGGCTCATGATACACAAACTAGCCTACTTCAAAAAGAAATGTCAGGAGAGAACTTTGAAAAATCCATACTTTTAATTCACGCTCAAGATCACTTTATGAATGCTTTAACCATAAGAGATATGGTTTCCTTAATGATTGATATGTATGAGAGGTTATCAAATGAAAAGTAA
- a CDS encoding RDD family protein — translation MKSNTLLVPKDETLLLKRALSTILDLLVWYVSYVAILLIFFSLKYDLPKSKVKLTVYKMEFDTIIKSKAFILIFLALILLWEIVIPILTDGQSYFKQKMHLKIVGNTNLNLIVRGFIKILILNPYGVIAYVISRAINITSTNMISNTLTLIAFICIILVVIDKRPIHDIIAKTHVTLE, via the coding sequence ATGAAAAGTAATACTCTTTTAGTTCCAAAAGATGAGACACTTCTTTTGAAAAGAGCGCTTTCAACTATATTGGATTTATTAGTGTGGTATGTTTCTTATGTAGCTATATTGTTGATATTCTTTAGCTTAAAGTATGATCTTCCAAAATCAAAGGTAAAGCTTACAGTCTATAAAATGGAATTTGACACAATAATAAAATCTAAAGCATTTATATTAATTTTTCTAGCTTTAATTTTGTTATGGGAGATAGTAATTCCAATATTAACTGATGGTCAAAGCTATTTCAAACAAAAAATGCACCTTAAAATAGTTGGAAATACAAATTTAAACTTAATTGTTAGAGGCTTTATTAAAATATTAATACTAAATCCTTATGGTGTAATTGCTTATGTAATCTCTAGGGCAATAAATATTACAAGTACAAATATGATTTCCAATACTTTAACCTTAATTGCCTTTATATGCATAATTCTTGTAGTTATAGATAAAAGACCTATTCACGATATAATTGCAAAAACACATGTAACTTTAGAATAA
- a CDS encoding glycoside hydrolase family 1 protein: MEYKLPQNFILGAATSAWQAEGWTDKNGRDNFVDMMYKAAPERWNNGIGPTIADDFYNKWSEDIDLMKKTGLSAIRISIDWSRFIDDYENATINEKGAQFYDNVINKLNNIGIMPMICLEHWELPKVLYDKYGGYDSLKIVDLYVKYAKKVFERYNGKVKYFWTFNEPIVIPQLCFMDGFWYPYKTDTKLAMQWIYGKVLANAKVVAAFKEMNITGKIGIILNPSVIYSRSELNENDKKAKEVADLFYWKSFMDPCIKGQFPKELIDLLKKENCMFEYKEEDLAIIKNNTIDILGFNYYQPMRVMGQRFKPAENMSFHPTKYFEEYDMPGKKINPYRGWEIYPKALYDAAMRIKNEYNNIEWMVTESGMGVEGEEKYKNEDGVIQDDYRIDFYKEHLVWLLKAMAEGSNCKGYMVWNWLDNISPVNSLKNRYGLVELDLKNNRKRRIKKSGYWFNKLENEKTFHYKTIDQEYK; the protein is encoded by the coding sequence ATGGAATATAAATTACCACAAAATTTTATACTTGGTGCAGCTACATCTGCTTGGCAAGCTGAAGGATGGACTGACAAAAACGGAAGAGATAATTTCGTAGATATGATGTATAAAGCTGCCCCAGAAAGATGGAATAATGGAATAGGTCCTACTATTGCAGACGACTTCTACAATAAATGGAGCGAGGATATTGATTTAATGAAAAAAACAGGTTTGTCAGCTATAAGAATTTCCATAGATTGGAGTAGATTTATAGATGATTATGAAAATGCTACAATTAATGAAAAAGGAGCACAATTCTACGATAATGTAATAAATAAACTTAATAATATTGGAATAATGCCAATGATATGCCTTGAACACTGGGAGCTTCCTAAGGTTCTTTATGATAAATACGGTGGCTATGATTCTCTTAAAATTGTAGATTTGTATGTAAAATATGCAAAAAAGGTTTTCGAAAGATATAACGGGAAAGTAAAATACTTTTGGACCTTTAATGAACCTATAGTAATTCCTCAACTTTGCTTTATGGATGGCTTTTGGTACCCTTATAAAACAGATACAAAGCTTGCAATGCAGTGGATATACGGAAAGGTACTTGCAAATGCTAAGGTTGTAGCTGCCTTTAAAGAAATGAATATTACAGGAAAAATAGGTATAATATTAAACCCTTCTGTTATATATTCCAGAAGTGAACTTAATGAAAATGATAAAAAAGCCAAAGAAGTAGCTGATCTTTTTTATTGGAAGAGCTTTATGGATCCATGTATAAAGGGACAATTTCCAAAAGAACTTATAGATCTTCTAAAAAAAGAAAACTGTATGTTTGAATATAAAGAAGAAGATTTAGCAATAATAAAAAATAATACAATAGATATTTTAGGATTTAACTACTATCAACCTATGAGGGTTATGGGTCAGAGATTTAAACCTGCTGAAAACATGTCTTTCCATCCAACTAAATACTTTGAGGAATATGATATGCCTGGAAAGAAGATAAATCCGTACAGAGGGTGGGAAATATACCCTAAGGCTCTTTACGATGCAGCTATGAGAATTAAAAATGAATACAATAACATCGAATGGATGGTAACCGAAAGCGGCATGGGGGTAGAAGGTGAAGAAAAATATAAAAATGAAGATGGAGTAATACAAGATGATTACAGAATAGATTTTTACAAAGAACATCTTGTTTGGCTTTTAAAAGCAATGGCTGAAGGTTCGAACTGCAAAGGCTATATGGTTTGGAATTGGCTAGATAATATTTCACCTGTAAATTCTCTAAAAAACAGGTATGGTCTAGTAGAACTTGATTTAAAAAACAATAGGAAAAGAAGAATTAAAAAATCAGGCTATTGGTTTAATAAACTTGAAAATGAAAAAACTTTCCATTATAAAACTATAGATCAGGAATATAAATAG
- a CDS encoding GntR family transcriptional regulator: MKLDFSSGAKPLWSQMANIIKTRIEDGEYEIGCTLPSEMSFADEFNVSRITVRQALNRLMTDGYILRQRGKGTIVKRDRTGFSTRMQSSFKQLQDEYNKTTKILISVNNVKAPENVAEVFDIDTGDNVIMLERSVESKGKVITIYHNYISPKVGASLKDDFTGSFYKYLEMKGFYITSAKEVISAKISTDKDKEIFGFSSDKAMLLKTKYGYSDGVPVEITYGTYIADEYSIVIELV, translated from the coding sequence ATGAAACTTGATTTCAGTAGTGGTGCAAAACCTCTTTGGAGTCAAATGGCAAACATAATAAAAACTAGAATAGAAGATGGAGAGTATGAAATTGGCTGCACTCTTCCTTCCGAAATGAGTTTTGCAGATGAATTTAACGTTTCTAGAATAACTGTAAGACAAGCTCTTAATAGACTTATGACAGATGGGTATATACTTAGACAAAGGGGTAAGGGTACTATCGTAAAAAGAGATAGAACTGGTTTTTCTACAAGAATGCAGTCCTCTTTTAAGCAGCTCCAAGATGAATACAATAAAACCACGAAAATCCTTATAAGTGTAAACAACGTTAAAGCACCTGAGAATGTAGCAGAAGTGTTTGACATTGATACTGGTGATAATGTTATAATGTTAGAACGTTCAGTGGAATCTAAAGGCAAAGTAATAACAATATATCACAATTATATAAGTCCTAAGGTTGGAGCATCACTAAAAGATGATTTTACAGGCTCTTTCTACAAATATCTAGAAATGAAGGGCTTTTATATAACCTCCGCTAAAGAAGTAATATCAGCAAAAATATCTACAGATAAAGATAAAGAAATATTTGGTTTTAGTTCAGATAAAGCAATGCTTTTAAAGACTAAGTATGGATATTCTGATGGTGTTCCAGTAGAAATAACTTATGGAACCTATATTGCTGATGAATATAGTATAGTTATAGAGCTTGTATAA